In Dyadobacter sp. NIV53, a single window of DNA contains:
- a CDS encoding isopenicillin N synthase family oxygenase: MEPALLNEVPSLDLADFTSGDPEQKKKFVADLGSAFTNIGFVAVKNHGLSDELRIRLYESVQRFFKLPDEQKKKYEHPELFGQRGYIGKGKETAKGFKVADLKEFYHVGQPEPVGTMPANVFPGEFPEFKEYTLEVYKTFENAGKTLLRAIAIYLELPEDYFEDKVKNGDSLLRALHYFPIPNPELVPEGAVRAAPHGDINLITLLMGASAEGLEVLRRDGKWIAITALPDQIVVNVGDMLDRLTNHKLKSTIHQVVNPSREKMGTSRYSIPFFMHPRADMDLKCLESCISAEYPKMYVDMTAGEFLDERLRELGLKK, from the coding sequence ATGGAACCAGCATTATTGAACGAAGTCCCTTCACTGGATCTGGCGGACTTTACATCGGGAGATCCGGAGCAAAAGAAAAAATTTGTCGCAGATCTTGGCTCGGCATTTACCAATATAGGTTTTGTTGCTGTTAAAAATCATGGATTAAGTGATGAACTACGTATACGGCTATACGAATCCGTACAGCGCTTTTTTAAACTTCCCGACGAACAAAAGAAAAAATACGAACATCCCGAACTCTTCGGACAAAGAGGATATATTGGAAAGGGGAAGGAAACTGCAAAAGGTTTCAAAGTGGCGGATTTAAAAGAATTTTACCATGTGGGGCAACCCGAACCAGTTGGCACAATGCCGGCTAACGTGTTTCCCGGCGAATTTCCTGAATTCAAAGAATATACACTGGAGGTTTATAAAACATTTGAAAACGCAGGAAAAACATTACTTCGTGCGATCGCCATTTATCTGGAACTACCTGAAGACTATTTTGAAGATAAGGTAAAAAACGGTGATAGTTTGCTTCGTGCTTTACATTATTTCCCAATTCCCAATCCTGAACTTGTGCCTGAGGGAGCTGTAAGGGCGGCTCCTCACGGAGATATCAACCTGATCACGTTGCTAATGGGTGCCAGTGCGGAAGGGTTGGAAGTCTTACGCAGAGATGGAAAATGGATTGCAATTACGGCATTGCCTGATCAGATCGTTGTAAATGTGGGAGATATGCTGGACCGCCTCACCAACCATAAATTGAAATCCACGATTCACCAGGTTGTGAATCCTTCCCGTGAAAAAATGGGTACTTCCCGCTATTCTATTCCATTTTTTATGCATCCGAGGGCGGATATGGATTTGAAATGCCTTGAAAGCTGTATATCTGCTGAATATCCAAAAATGTATGTAGACATGACTGCAGGAGAATTTCTTGATGAACGTCTAAGGGAATTAGGACTGAAAAAATAA
- a CDS encoding glycoside hydrolase family 25 protein, translating to MAKRILNTPKVTNPNYLKPLPAKGWAIVIGIAILIGTIVWWKDSTDENQWEFISKFGIKLPLKYAIHGIDVSHHNAKINWDKLKNSRTEQAGVDFVYIKATEGATHLDRQFQRNWSEAKRVGMKRGAYHFYNPRVMSDRQVENFIGQVRLEAGDLPPVLDLETDARRPNEIIVKGVRNWLVLIEKHYGVKPIIYVNAHFYKKYIAGNFDDYPLWLAGYSRTDLNDLTLDSKVLFWQHSERGWADGIKGFVDYNVFLQEAGDWEGLGE from the coding sequence ATGGCAAAAAGAATACTTAACACTCCTAAGGTAACAAATCCGAACTATTTAAAGCCGTTACCGGCAAAAGGCTGGGCAATTGTTATCGGAATCGCTATTCTTATCGGTACAATTGTATGGTGGAAAGACAGTACGGACGAAAACCAATGGGAATTCATAAGCAAATTTGGCATAAAACTCCCGCTTAAATACGCCATACACGGCATTGATGTTTCGCACCATAATGCTAAAATCAACTGGGACAAACTGAAAAATTCAAGGACTGAACAAGCCGGAGTTGATTTCGTTTATATCAAAGCAACAGAAGGAGCCACACATCTGGACAGACAATTTCAGCGTAACTGGAGTGAGGCCAAACGGGTTGGAATGAAACGAGGTGCCTATCATTTCTATAATCCAAGAGTCATGTCCGACAGACAGGTGGAAAATTTCATTGGCCAGGTTCGGCTGGAAGCGGGTGATTTGCCACCCGTGCTCGATCTGGAAACCGACGCCAGAAGACCCAATGAAATTATTGTAAAAGGCGTACGTAACTGGCTGGTTCTGATTGAAAAACATTACGGTGTAAAACCCATTATTTACGTCAATGCTCATTTTTACAAGAAATACATAGCCGGAAATTTTGATGATTATCCGCTTTGGCTGGCCGGTTATTCAAGAACCGATCTCAACGATCTGACATTGGATTCAAAGGTTTTATTCTGGCAGCACAGTGAAAGAGGCTGGGCCGATGGTATTAAAGGCTTTGTAGATTATAATGTTTTTTTGCAAGAGGCCGGGGATTGGGAAGGGTTGGGGGAGTAA
- a CDS encoding type II toxin-antitoxin system HigA family antitoxin: MELKPIKNDEEYEMMLDWVDNQFDNVPAPDSREGNILQIALLIIKAYEDIYYKIPSPDPIEAIKLKMDEKGLKSKDLVEWVGSKS, from the coding sequence ATGGAATTAAAACCAATAAAAAATGACGAGGAATATGAAATGATGCTCGACTGGGTTGATAATCAGTTTGACAATGTGCCAGCTCCTGATAGCAGGGAGGGAAATATTTTACAAATTGCTTTATTGATTATTAAAGCATATGAAGATATTTATTATAAAATACCTTCTCCTGATCCTATTGAAGCAATCAAATTGAAAATGGATGAAAAAGGATTGAAAAGTAAAGATCTGGTTGAATGGGTCGGAAGCAAAAGTTAG